TTCACGGTGCGCTATCGCGTGACAGATTACGCCAGATTGAACGACCGAAAATAGGGTGCTTGTTTGTTGCTGATAAAATACGGTGGCCATGCCAATTTTTCATGATTGGTGGCTACCCAAAGTTCACAGTGCGCTATCGCGAGAGAGACAACACCCACTTGAACGACGAAGAACAGGGGTTCGTCCGTTGCTGATAAAATACGGTGGCCGTGCCGATTTTTCATGATGGGTGGCTGCCCAATTGTTCACGGTGCGCTATCGCGGGAAAGACAACGCCAACTTGAACGACAAAGAATAGGGTGCTTGTCCGTTGCTGATAAAATGCGGTGGCTGTGCCGATCTTTCATGATGGGTGCCTGACCAATTGTTCACGGTGCGCTATCGCGAGCGAGACAACACCAACCTGAACCACCGAAAATAGGGTGCTTTCCGTTGCCGATCAATACGGTGCTTCTGTTCATTTACCGAGATTGGCGGTTGCCCAAAGTTCACAGTGCGCTGATGCGTGAGCTAGTGTGTCAACTGATCCAGTTTTAATGCAGTGAGAGAGAGATTTATCAATGACAGGTTGTCGGTTATTTGAGGTTCATCCAAGTGCCAACAAGAGTGTCGACGACGGACGCGGTGACAGCCCGCGAGTCCCAACAATTTACTCCCCGCCGCGCCCGTCACACATGACGTTGGCTTTATAAAAATGGCATCACAAAATTAATTACCTTAAAGCATTGCAATAGTTTTACAGATTCTTTAAGTAAACAAAACTTTTAGCTACATACAAACCTTCCTTTATTTTCAATTGAAAAATTTCATTAAATATGTTAGCTTTATCAAATCACAATCAACTATGCAATAAAAATCAATAGGTTAACGTTTGATTTTGCTTTGAGAGCTTAGAACATGGCGAAAATTGTAGAAATACGTGGTAATATTTTTGACTCATCATGTCAAACCATTGTTAATACAGTTAACTGCGTAGGAGTTATGGGAAAAGGAATAGCATTTGAATATAGACACCGTTTTCCTGAAATGTTTAAATCATACGCAAGATTATGTGAAAATAAGCAGTTACATCCTGGATTATTACAGCTTTGGACAAAAAGTACACCTTGGATTCTAAATTTTCCTACCAAAAATCATTGGAAATACCCCTCTAAAATTCAATATATAGAGTCAGGGTTGTCTAAGTTTGCTGAGACTTACTATGCTAGAGGAATTACATCTATTGCTTTTCCTGAACTTGGAACCAGTTCTGGTGGGCTTAAGTGGGCAGAAGTTAGTAACTTAATGTATAAATACCTAGAACCTCTAAATAATTTAGACATAGAAATATACCATTTCGACCCGAATGCAAAAGATACTTTTTTTGATACTCTTTTTCAAAAAGTACATAGATTTGACCTTTCTGACTATAAAAACTATTTAAACATCCCATCACAACAAAGTCGGATAATTAGAGATGCAATTGAATCTAATAAAATTAATACCATGCTTGAACTTCAAAATCTTCCTGGCGTAGGGGATAAAACATTTGATAAAATATATACATTTGTGAATGCAGAAAAAGTTAGTCAGAGCAATCGTTTAGTAACAAATTCCGAAAGACAACCAAGTTTAAATTTTTAGGAAAATAAAACATGTCTCTATCAGAGTGGAGAAAACAAAAACTATCAAGCCACCCTCTTCAATCATTATATTACTTCTCAAAGATAAATAATTTAAGCTCAATCTTAAAAAATGGTATTTTACCAAAAAATACAGTAACCAACTCTGTATTTTCTTCTGAATCATTTGCCGAAGAATCAGTACAAGAAAAGAGACACCGAAAAATTATAGAGCTATCTAATAATTCTGAAATACCATTACATGATCTTGTGCCACTATATATGACACCGAAGACTCCTACTTTATCAGCAAGAAGAAATATACAATCGGAAATATTTTTTGTTGAAGTATCCTTATCTGTAATTTGGGATGGGTCTAAAGAGTTTGCATTTACTGATGGCAATGCTGGTGCAAATGAAACAAGATTTTTCCATAGTCTCTATAAATTAGCTGAAATTCCTTGGAACGTTATCGCTGCTCCATATTGGAATGAGCATGAAGATGGTAGAAGAAAACGCTGTTCGGAATTTTTAATTTATCCATCTATTGAGCCATCATATTTCAAACGTTTGGTAGTGGTAAATGACATCGCTAGAAACAATTGCGAGTCTATAGCAAAACGGGCTGGATTTAAGATAGCTATTGATACTGTCCCACAGTTTTTCTTCACTTAAAAGCCAACAAGTTGCTCGACGACGGACGCGGTGACAGCCCGCGACTCCGACCATTCTACTCCCAGCCGCGCCCGTCAACCGAGACGTTAGCAACATAACCAGCCCAAGGGTATTTTTTAAAATGTCAGAGAATTTTAATAAAAGTGATATTAGTACCATTATCGCAAAAGGGACTTTAGGCGTTATACCTATAGTAGGCCCAATAATTGCCGAAATAGTTGGAGCAACCATTCCCAACCAAAGGATTGATAGAATTGAGTCGCTTTTAAAAAAATTAGAATTAAAATTAAATGGTTTTGATAAAGATAAAATTGAAAACAAAATCAAAGAACCTGAAAGTATAGATTTGATCGAAGATAGTTTTATTCAGGCATCCAGAGCTTTATCAGAAGAAAGAAAAGAATATATAGCAGCATTATTAAAAAATAGTCTTACTAACGATGACTTAAACCACATAGAATATAAACGATTATTTTCCTTGCTTGGTGAGATGAATGATATTGAGATTTTAATATTAATATCGCATAGATTCACATTATATCGCGATGATCCCGAAGCTCAATTATTCTGGGAGAAGCACAGAGAAATATTAGAAGAACCACTTCTTTTTTCTGGCGCATCACAAGAAGAAGTTGACAAATACACACTATATCAAACGCATAGAACACATTTGGTTAGTTTAGGCTTATTCAAGCCAAGATTTAAAAAACCTAAAAATGGCGAGTTACCCGAATTTGATGATAAAACCGGAATGATTAAAGCATCTGGATATGATTCCACAAGTTTAGGTCGTTTACTGTTAAGAATGATTGATCAACAGGGTAAAGAAGATTTCTAGATAAATCACATGCTAACAATTATGTCGACGACGGACGCGGTGACAGCCCGCGATTCTTACTTTCTACTCCCTGCCGCGCCCGTCACACATGACGTTGGCGGGGGTTATTACCAAAACACATCGCCAGATTGAGAGAGTGGCAAAAAGTTGGTTTTTCCTTTGGTGACAAAGTGCGGTGTCTATGTTTATTTGCCGCAATTGGTGCTTTCCCAGCCTTCACAGTGCGCTGATGCGTGACAGACAACACCAAATTGAACCACCGAAAATAGAACGGTCGACCTTCGCTACAACAAAAGTGCTTCGATTCATGCCAAGGGTGCCAGATCAAAGACAACACCGCGCTGATGCGGGCGAGACAATACAAAACTGAACCACCGAAAATAGAACGTTCGTCCTTCGCTACAACAAAAGTGCTTCGGTTCATGCCAAGGGTGCTGAGTCAAAGACAACACCGCGCTGATGCGTGACAGGCCAAACCAAACTGAACCACCGCAAAAAGAACGATTCCCCTTTGCTGATAAAAAAGTGCTTCGGTTCATCTGCCAAAAACTGGTGCCAAACCCACTTTCACAATGCGCTGATGCGTGACAGTTTGTGCCAGGTTGATGGTTTGCATTTTTGGCCGTGCTTCAATCAAAGGCCGTGCCACAGTTCATTTGTTGATAATATAGCGCCAACAAACCATTCGACGACGGACGCGGGGACAGCCCGCGACTTCGCCCAGCTTACTCCCAGCCGCGCCCGTCAATTACGACGTTAGATCATAAATGGAGATATAGTGCTAGCTGATATAATTCAAAATCAATTTGTGCAACTTATTTTAGCTATCTCGACAATTCTGGGTGGTATCGTTGCATATAAGGAATTATTTTCAAAGAATAACAAGATTATTGATAAAAGAGTTTCATACAATGTTACAAGAACCAGCACACGAAACAACAATAACTCAGACTCAGATAAAAAACCTCCTTATAAAGGTAAAATAGTTAGCGATATTACAAATGGTGACTTAGGAGAATATTCTATTGCTTTTGATTTCTTTCAAAAACATAAGAATGCAGAGATAATTAATCGAGACATTATCAGAGAAAAACTTTGCCCAATCTTAAACAACACCGCTGTAGGAAAAGATGAATTTGAAAAAGAAAAAGTAAGAAAAAATATAATTAAAATAATACAAGACATTAAAACAAACAAATATATAGCCGAATCAAAGACATACTTAACGATTAGTGAATATGATTTCTCAAAAAAAGGTTTTTTTATTATTTTTCGTTGTGATGATTTTAACAACCAAGGTTTAACTTTCGATGTCGACACTAAAAAAAGCACCTTGATTGATAGATTTTTCATAAAAAT
The sequence above is drawn from the Thiothrix nivea DSM 5205 genome and encodes:
- a CDS encoding macro domain-containing protein, whose translation is MAKIVEIRGNIFDSSCQTIVNTVNCVGVMGKGIAFEYRHRFPEMFKSYARLCENKQLHPGLLQLWTKSTPWILNFPTKNHWKYPSKIQYIESGLSKFAETYYARGITSIAFPELGTSSGGLKWAEVSNLMYKYLEPLNNLDIEIYHFDPNAKDTFFDTLFQKVHRFDLSDYKNYLNIPSQQSRIIRDAIESNKINTMLELQNLPGVGDKTFDKIYTFVNAEKVSQSNRLVTNSERQPSLNF
- a CDS encoding DUF4433 domain-containing protein, with the protein product MSLSEWRKQKLSSHPLQSLYYFSKINNLSSILKNGILPKNTVTNSVFSSESFAEESVQEKRHRKIIELSNNSEIPLHDLVPLYMTPKTPTLSARRNIQSEIFFVEVSLSVIWDGSKEFAFTDGNAGANETRFFHSLYKLAEIPWNVIAAPYWNEHEDGRRKRCSEFLIYPSIEPSYFKRLVVVNDIARNNCESIAKRAGFKIAIDTVPQFFFT